AGCGCAAGGCTGTCGGCAAGGTCGTCGTCCAGGTTCGTTAAGCGCGCAGAGCGATCCGGCCCACGCCCGGATCGCTTTATGCCGAAACTGTCGAACCACAGAAACCCACCCCATCCACTATTCCCATAACGCCCTCTCCTTATATCTGAGCGACATGTTCATAAAGGAACGCTCGACAGCCCAAATTTCCCCTTTTTTGCCGACGTGAAGCGGTGCTATTTTCGGTAACGAAACTGTAACATTCGCATCCGCAGTCAAAACAAGAAAACTGGAGCTCTTGAATGTTTGCTTTCTTTCGTCCCGCCGCACATCAGGCTCCATTGCCTGAAGAAAAAATAGACAGCACCTACCGACGCCTGCGTTGGCAGATCTTCGCCGGTATCTTCATCGGCTACGCCGGTTACTACCTGCTGCGCAAAAACTTCTCCCTGGCCATGCCCTACCTTATCGACGAAGGCTACAGCCGTGGTGATCTGGGTCTGGCGATGTCGGCGATTGCCATCGCTTACGGCTTGTCGAAGTTCCTCATGGGCCTGGTGTCCGACCGTTCCAATCCGCGCTTCTTCCTGCCGTTCGGCCTGCTGGTCTCGGCCGGGGTGATGTTCGTTTTCGGTTTCGCGCCGTGGGCAACGTCCAGCGTGACGATGATGTTCATCCTGTTGTTCATCAACGGCTGGGCTCAGGGCATGGGTTGGCCGCCAAGCGGGCGGACGATGGTGCACTGGTGGTCGCAGAAGGAACGTGGCGGCGTGGTCTCGGTGTGGAACGTGGCGCATAACGTCGGGGGTGGCCTGATCGGCCCGCTGTTCCTGATCGGCATGGGCCTGTTCAACGACTGGCACGCAGCTTTCTACGTACCGGCCGCCGTGGCGCTGGGCGTGGCGGTGTTCGCGTTCATCACCATGCGCGACACTCCGCAATCGGTGGGCCTGCCGCCGATCGAGAAGTACAAGAACGATTATCCGGAAGGCTACGACGCCAGCCACGAAGACGAATTCAGCGCCAAGGAAATCTTCGTCAAATACGTGCTGCGCAACAAAATGCTCTGGTACATCGCCATGGCCAACGTCTTCGTCTACCTGCTGCGCTACGGCGTGCTGGACTGGGCGCCGACTTATCTGAAGGAAGCCAAGGGCTTCACGGTGGACAAAACCTCGTGGGCCTATTTCTTCTACGAGTGGGCGGGGATTCCGGGCACGCTGCTGTGCGGCTGGATGTCGGACAAGATCTTCCGCGGCAACCGTGGCCTGACCGGCATGGTGTTCATGGCCCTGGTGACTGTGGCGACTCTGGTGTACTGGCTGAATCCGGCCGGCAACCCGATGGTCGATATGATCGCCCTGTTGTCGATCGGCTTCCTGATCTACGGCCCGGTGATGCTGATCGGCCTGCAGGCGCTGGAACTGGCACCGAAGAAAGCTGCCGGCACCGCAGCGGGTTTCACCGGTCTGTTCGGTTATCTGGGTGGCTCGGTCGCCGCAAGTGCTGCGATGGGCTACACCGTTGACCACTTCGGCTGGGACGGCGGCTTCGTCTTGCTGGTCGGTGCTTGCCTGCTGGCGATGGCCTTCCTTGCGCCAACACTGTGGCACAAGCAGGTCGCCAGTCAGAGCCGTGAAGCGGTCGCCTGATCGCTGTGTGATTGACAGCGCTTGAGCCGCGCCTCCAGATTCCGGTCTGGCATGGCGTGGCTGCGCAGGGCGTGCACGGTCTGTTCGACATAATCGCGAGTCGTACCGTACCGCCCGCTGGCGCTTTCGAATACCTGGCTCAGCACGTGATCCGGCAAGTTGCCGGCATAGCTGGGCAGGTGTCGCTCCAATACAAATCCCAATGCCTGAACCTGACTGCCATCTGCGAGACGGCAGTTAAGCCAGTGTGGTCGATAGGATGGCACCGGCATCTCGCGTTTCCACAGGGCGTACAGCGCCGCATCAAGATTGTCTTCCGGCAACCGGTAGGCAAAGCCACTGCACGAACCGCCGCGATCCAGACCGAACACCAGACCCGGCATTTCCGGCGTACCACGGTGTTCGTGCGACCACAGGTACAACCCGCGATGGTAACCATGCACGCGACCCCGCATGCGTTCCACCGCCGTGCATTCCGGCCGCCAGATCAGCGAGCCGTAGGCGAACAGCCACACCGGCCCGCCCTTGTGGCGCGCCATGGTCGATTGCATGGAAGCGAGAAGTTGTTCGTGCGTCAGCTGCGGCCCAAGATCGAGCCGCGGAGGGTAAGCGAGATTCAGAATTGCGTTTTCAATAGCGCTCATGGCGAATAGCGTTCAGCTCCCCGCGGGTGAAGAATTACTTAATAGAACGCACCGCTGTAACAATAAGGCACATATGTTTTAAGGCAAATTAAGTGCCACTGTTTAATTGCCTGAATACATATAACCTAGCGATATTTACTATTTAAAGTAAATACCGATCGGCTATATACCAAGTTATAAGGATCAGGATCGCGGTGCATAGGCGAAGACGTCGGCGCGCATCTGATGCGCATCCATGCCCGCCTCGACCAGCGCGTCCAGCGTGCCGTAAACCATCGCCGGCGAACCGCTGGCGTAAACGTGCAGCGGTTTCAAATCGGGAAAGTCTTCGCACACCGCTTCATGTAGCATCCCGCAGCGCCCTTCCCAGCCGCATTGATCGCTAACAACTTTGTGCAGGAACAGGTTGGGCAACCTTAGCCATTCGTCCCAGTGCTCGATCTCATAGAAATCTTCCGGGCGGCGCACGCCCCAGTACAGATGCACGGGGTGTTTGAAGCCGTTGGCGCGGCAGTGTTCGATCAGCGCGTGAATCTGGCCCATGCCGGTGCCAGCGGCGATCAACACCAGCGGCC
This window of the Pseudomonas fluorescens genome carries:
- the glpT gene encoding glycerol-3-phosphate transporter, which gives rise to MFAFFRPAAHQAPLPEEKIDSTYRRLRWQIFAGIFIGYAGYYLLRKNFSLAMPYLIDEGYSRGDLGLAMSAIAIAYGLSKFLMGLVSDRSNPRFFLPFGLLVSAGVMFVFGFAPWATSSVTMMFILLFINGWAQGMGWPPSGRTMVHWWSQKERGGVVSVWNVAHNVGGGLIGPLFLIGMGLFNDWHAAFYVPAAVALGVAVFAFITMRDTPQSVGLPPIEKYKNDYPEGYDASHEDEFSAKEIFVKYVLRNKMLWYIAMANVFVYLLRYGVLDWAPTYLKEAKGFTVDKTSWAYFFYEWAGIPGTLLCGWMSDKIFRGNRGLTGMVFMALVTVATLVYWLNPAGNPMVDMIALLSIGFLIYGPVMLIGLQALELAPKKAAGTAAGFTGLFGYLGGSVAASAAMGYTVDHFGWDGGFVLLVGACLLAMAFLAPTLWHKQVASQSREAVA
- a CDS encoding gamma-glutamylcyclotransferase — translated: MSAIENAILNLAYPPRLDLGPQLTHEQLLASMQSTMARHKGGPVWLFAYGSLIWRPECTAVERMRGRVHGYHRGLYLWSHEHRGTPEMPGLVFGLDRGGSCSGFAYRLPEDNLDAALYALWKREMPVPSYRPHWLNCRLADGSQVQALGFVLERHLPSYAGNLPDHVLSQVFESASGRYGTTRDYVEQTVHALRSHAMPDRNLEARLKRCQSHSDQATASRL